The nucleotide sequence TATGCATCCAGCAATGATATGAAGTCTGATTTCAAGATTTTTGTAAGCATGCCGCTAGTGTAAATCGATTTACACTAGCGACATCATTAAGCAAACCACCAGTGTAAATGGATTTACACTAGTAGTTCTCAAGTTGATGCCGGTAGAACATCACCGCCGCTTCCACTGGCCTTTCAAACTAGCGCTTTATGGACAAACCCGACAGGGTGCGTACAAGCGTGTGTTTGAGTCGATTCAAATCGTCGTACTTATGTCtcagacatgaaaaacattgctcTTATCACCACTGTTGTAGTAACAACAACAAAAACATATATTTTGATTACTTATCatatgcttgaaagtagtacaggatACTTACCTGgattggttagctaatgaacttaACATGACCACTAAAACTTGAAGCTTAAGGATGCATATTAGTAAAGAGAAACAACAAAACAGATAGCTAAATAGTACTTGCAGATGCTTGAGAGTTGAGAAATTACAAAGATGTCTCGGTCTACGTGACATATGCTAAGCATATTCTAGGGTAATGGTCCTTTTCTATAAAATTCAACCAACTACAATCCACGTCCACATGCTACTTGCGACTTCGATGGAGCGGGTGGGTGGCTGACTGGTGGGGGGCCTCCCTGAACTAAAAAAATTCCTATTGTTTTTGGCCTGGATTCATAATTTTCTAGAAAATTGATTTGTACgggcggctctatatccagccacccctacaaatcttgAGCCATATctacaaatccgatttgtagggacggctggcgaaccgcctctacaaatcagcgatttgttataacagtttggtagggacggctggcgaaaccgcccctacaaatgcccatgAACCACCCCCTACAAATAAAAACTGTAGTTGTGGCAGGATCATCCTTTGAATTGTATGTGATATGCCAAGACTGCGGTCCACCTTCAGGTGATTATGTCTTTGCTTTTTTAGACTTAATCCATAAAATAACAAATTCATGGAGTTGGATCGTGTTAGTTATCTTGTTGCGGAGGGCATTATTCCAAGCATCGAACCTCATCTCTTGCTCAacgcttttgtttttcttttgatgACAAGCTGGGTACATGCCATTTACTGTTTTAGGGTAGTGCCAAGAAGGAGCGAGCATTATGTTTTTTATATCACTGTGCATCTACCATGGCAAACTCACAAAAAGCGTTGAGCACATCTTTGTAACAGTGAAAAAAATAATATGCAGTGCCAAGAAGGAGACCATATCCATCCACGTCTTTGTAACAGTGATCTGTGCAGAAAATCCATGTAATGAGCACTGTAACGAGCACTgcatattatatttttcttttactGTGCACCATGCATGGCAACCACATCTTTATGAGTTTGTGGTAGCCCAGGTGAAACGGAAAACCAAGAAGGAGGGGGTATTGCATGCACATAtagatacatgcatgcatgcaatcaGAACCGAGAGGTAGAGAGGGAAGCTCTCATGGCCACACACTTAATTACATGTCCTTTTGGCGATATAATGTCCTATATACATTagcggagccaagatgagcacctcgggggggggggggggggggggggggggggggctaatcagtagagatttagaacaaatgtcgaagatCAACGGTGAAATCacgttttgctacagtaaatataaagGAAAATCACCCTCACAGGGGGGGGCTGCTGCCcccctagccccccccccccccccccccccccccccccccttggatCCGCCACTGCCTATATATATGACCAACAAATATGTCATTAGTTCTATAAGCAAAGCTGTCATCCCCTTCCATCATCACCAATCCCAATAGCAAACACGTCCATCACCAAGAAAATGAAGACCGTGGTGGTCCTCTTTGTGTTGGTCCTCACACTCATCGGTGGAGCTGTTGCCGGTAAGAAGACGGCCGAGGCAAAGAAGGTACAAGAAGACACTTGCAAAAAATTCTGTCTAGACAAGAAGCTTAAGGAGCCGGCCTGCAAGGAGTCCTGCGCCCTCAACCAGCGTTTCAAAACGGTGTCGATCGAGAATTCTCAATGCTCGTTGAAATGCAGTGAGCAGCACGGCCTTGGCTCTCCAGCCACCAAGTCTTGTGAAGAAGGATGCATAAAAAGGTACGAGGCTGAAGCGGCGGAGGTCACTGCTAGCTGCGACGCGGTTTGCAGTAAGGTGAAGGACCCGCATGGTATTGAAAAATGCAAGGAGATATGCACCCCGGCCCTCATCCTGAAGGCCTTGGAGGAGGCGTTCCAACGCGCTTTGCAGTAAGGCGGACGTCACCAGCTGGCCACATGTCTGCCCATATATGGTGGTTAATCATTTGATGGATATGGACCAAACTACCTATTAATTTGATATTTTCTTAGCTAATAATTATTTGCTTTTGTTCAAATCGCAATCAATCAAAGGATCCATTGATATATGGTTTCATCGACTGCTAGCTCGATAGGCAGTCCAATGTAATGTCACACGGTTGTAATTTTTCGTTTGACCAAATAAATAAAAGGGCATGTTAGCAATTACCGCTAAGTAGTAATCTTTGACTCTATTTTCAACATTGGGTGAACGTCCATGATCATGCACAGATTTTCTTCTCTTAAGTAAACAATTTACAGATGTATGTGGCTAAGAAATTTTACTACAATCATAAAACAAAGAAACTAGTGCAAATAAGTTGGTGGATTTAATAAACTAGAAGGATACCCCGCACGTTGCTGCGAGAATCCCTTTAAAACAGAATCGTTGCATGTATGAATTAGATCTATAAGTCTTTGCATCAAAATCGAAATTGGGCATggccactactggattcaggttctttgccgagtgcctgaggcactcggcaaaggccaaattgcactcggcaaaacctttgccgagtgcggcactcggcaaagaacacacgacaaaaaattgatcggcaaagccctctttgccaagtgccttttATTGGGCActaggcaaaggctttgccgagagccccgggggcactcggcaaagaaaagcgaccatcacggcgccggccccgttgacggtcgctttgccgagtgccaaccctacaggcacttggcaaagattttttatttttttaaaaaaaaattatttgctgagtgccctctatccggccctcggcaaagatgttttatttttttttctaaaaattctttgccgagtgctcccatGCCGACGCTCGGcaatgtttgattttttttaaaaaaaaatctttgccgagtgccctctggccggcactcggcaaagtttgaattttttaaaaaaaaaatctttgctgagtgccctatggccggcactcggcaaagtttgaatttttttttttaaaaaaaatctttgtcgagtgccatggtcatggcactcggcaaagctagaaaaatgatttttctgagcgcccatttttccagctttgccgagtgttgtggcCATGGCACtcagcaacggggtcctttgccgagtgcaacactcggtaaagtgaccCAAAAtggcaatttttaattttttttatattccatcatgacaaataaattcatacaaacatacatatatatctcatccatcacatatatatatatatatatctcattcatcacatatatatctcatccatcacatatatatctcatccatccacacatccatccgcacatatcacatccatcacaatatatatcacatatataataataagtgctcaaatcCATCTAAATAAGTCCACAAGTCCaacaaagtccacaagtgcatcacaagtatatcacaagtccatcatcaagtgaacaacaaatgaaaaaaatacaacgtgcactcatctcggccactgcgactgtggtgaaggcccagctccatcattcggaggtgcatgaggtggattattcgaaccaccgtcagatggagactgcacaaaggagaaaagattgcatgtgagataagattatttggatagctaatctagaaaggtagaggccatacaagcaaagcacaagcgaaagtaaaaaacttttatactcacaggagtagctggagcagcaggacgcggaggcggaggtggaaccaatagcctAGCTGGTAGAGAGAAGctcacacgttgcccaagcccttgtaggaactccgtaatgtccgtcagcctctacgtctgggcctgccgctcggcccgctcggcctccagttgagccaccatcctctggtgcccggcctccagctcctgacattgtctcatttcttgttccagccgggcctgcaatattttactccaatgtttcagtaatgcaaagctgattaaggtgtgtaaagatcaatgtatgacgagtaaaacaggaataacctcgagtgcgtcaacCCGGTGCTGTgtagcggtcggccgtgtgcgaatggctgggctctcgctcgtgctccgtgctcggatctaggagagagagggagtagaggtcgtgtcgatgacgccatcgccaagccagaaccgcccatgcttcttgccttgccccgccctcatgacggcctctccatcaaaatcctgggtgctcggatcatggtctggcccatggagcgacctcgccaccttagtgtactcactgatgcgggagtggacgcttgggttcgtgtatgcctcgggcgggtcctccaggttgaaggagacgtcggacgtcgccttgcccttgtgggccatacaccatgcctggaagtccgagcaagcctagccactatgtgacaccgactgcgagaaagacagcacgatgattacaaatcaggcagaactgagcgtcacaatagataaatgaattcgcatacccatgcttgtttgtatccggcgaggctgtggctgtcttgatggtgtgctggaccttgcatctacaaacgacggtcccgaacatccctgtgcatcttgaggtactcctccatgaaccacctctccaccatcatcgcccagcattcgggatacgcttggcaccaccagggaatcatctacatgtcatcaagtattggacatataagaagatcaaattaaaccaacttaatctcaaaataaatcaatattgatgttcttcatttacctcaaggtactgctcccgggtcagctgcatctctcttgtgtctttcttggttttcctgtctccaagcttcgacccgtagtaggttacgatggcctagatgcgcacctcgtgatgcatgtcggtgatgagttttttacaggctttggtagtcacctgctccgccctggcctcaaatccctccttgcatctgtaataagtctgcatacaaaagcgatgtatccattcattatttcaagaaaagtccaatgaatgcgacgtattgagcaatgttgtgcgagtgagacttacccaaaactctgccttcatccgcgccgccttgttggggtactccgcatcgggggTGATGGTgcagtggtcaaacgagtaggccggcttcGTCTTCGATGTGTACGTGACAATGTCGGGCAAGTGTTGCCTAcacagaagacctaggatgccgttgactagccgtgcggtACCACccaacacaaccacccagttcctgcataagtgattaagaaaaattattagtttttttcatcatatcatatgaaatagtggtgataacatataaagttacttacttttgcttTTCGGGGTGAATcattgggcgttggtgaggaagcgaaacctgtgggaggctcgtaggacctcgcaagtagacactcgaagaggagtcagagGAAGCAAAACCCATGCCTGCCGCCTCGCACTCATCGTCCttgtgcggcccctcctcctcgtccgtctacCGAACCAGCTCCTCATCCGACTCATCCATGGGAGCCACCTCCTCCTCATGCggtgtgggaggagacggccccctcctgcggctggcggtcctcctcctcctgtccaatCCCTCTGCTGCCCCCTCGGCCTCCTCCTGTAgctggcgtggtctttggtaaatcgagttcacggacctatgacggtcgcccgccatctttgttcaatcacctgcaataaaaaagaaaaacaagacgtaattagaaataggtgcaaaaatgaacaaaacataattacaaaaaacatagtaatacatgtattagaaatatatgcaaaaaatgaacaaaatataattacaaaaaacatagtattacatgtattagaaataatcttcatgattgagattagctggatcataggtctcgtcatcactatcaatattatccaactcatcaacactatccgaaggaggaatattgtcttcattgtcattgcctaaacataatcgctcaagcatttgtatgtccttcagatttcgcacctcgtctctagcgtcctcgtcatcatcccttttattgtctacttccattcctatctcttcggttaagtctatgtcaaacctcccttgtagcccctcttcttgatagaactctccatcatatgtgtttgggttgaagttgtaatcttcatcatttgggataggtagtttaccgtgtggcgataccttgtgcacaatagaccaacccttaagatgctcggcgtctttgcacgcgtatgacgtataataaacatggacggcctgttgagccacaatgtagacatcttttcctggatagacagattcctgtcgaatctcgactagcccaagcttaggggttagtctcgttactccaggatgaaactagtggcatttgaatatgacaggagtaagtggtttggaaccatagaatgatagttcatagatttcttcgattctttcataatagtcgagtccatcaatgccgggcgtaacaactccgctgtttgtggtttttcgattgggctgactctgctcatagcttgctatgtgaaaacgatatccattcacgtcataaccggtaaatgacttgaccccaatggcacagccatttgcaacctatctcagctcgtcacttataggag is from Miscanthus floridulus cultivar M001 chromosome 7, ASM1932011v1, whole genome shotgun sequence and encodes:
- the LOC136465016 gene encoding uncharacterized protein, which gives rise to MKTVVVLFVLVLTLIGGAVAGKKTAEAKKVQEDTCKKFCLDKKLKEPACKESCALNQRFKTVSIENSQCSLKCSEQHGLGSPATKSCEEGCIKRYEAEAAEVTASCDAVCSKVKDPHGIEKCKEICTPALILKALEEAFQRALQ